The following coding sequences lie in one Aspergillus puulaauensis MK2 DNA, chromosome 3, nearly complete sequence genomic window:
- a CDS encoding 40S ribosomal protein eS24 (COG:J;~EggNog:ENOG410PNWS;~InterPro:IPR018098,IPR012678,IPR001976;~PFAM:PF01282;~go_component: GO:0005840 - ribosome [Evidence IEA];~go_function: GO:0003735 - structural constituent of ribosome [Evidence IEA];~go_process: GO:0006412 - translation [Evidence IEA]) has protein sequence MADAPVTLRTRKFIRNPLLARKQMVVDVLHPNRANVSKDELREKLADLYKSNKDQVSVFGFRTQYGGGKSTGFALVYDSTEALKKFEPRYRLVRIGAGDKIEKPSRQQRKQRKNRSKKFRGIAKVKGPKKSKD, from the exons atGGCCGACGCTCCCGTTACCCTGCGGACTCGCAAGTTCATCCGCAACCCTCTGCTTGCCCGCAAGCAGATGGTCGT GGACGTTCTGCACCCCAACCGCGCCAACGTCTCCAAGGACGAGCTCCGTGAGAAGCTTGCCGACCTGTACAAGTCCAACAAGGACCAGGTTTCCGTCTTCGGCTTCCGCACACAATACGGTGGTGGCAAGAGCACCGGCTTCGCTCTCGTCTACGACTCCACTGAGGCCCTGAAGAAGTTCGAGCCTCGTTACCGTCTCGTCCGTATCGGTGCTGGCGATAAGATCGAGAAGCCCAGCCGACAGCAGC GCAAGCAACGGAAGAACCGCTCCAAGAAGTTCCGTGGTATCGCCAAGGTCAAGGGCCcaaagaagagcaaggactAA
- a CDS encoding uncharacterized protein (COG:S;~EggNog:ENOG410PM8S): MESTPNPSQPERHIPTHSSTSRADLHCCCGREECAFLRNNHDALEGLEKDLETAARLGQALLHRHESYMAEAEEDRRKLHDSIETLEREKREVEAQNARIVDENRNLLDELEGLNNAVADSDSYAKTLVIALESSEAELRSLTASAARAADLEAQLTRMETEQSRLQESLSAVQDDEKSAVHRWKKAECTLRDLNDQVDRMEKEASEERERHAELVQRMERRRTVERELDGAAGRLKGAAAAQNMSRTGGTSVVSRFVKDILQDNANLQMGIVELREMLESSNEEVQNLRDQIVSHQPVATATEGDRPVTTLSQELDANESRRVSQEFHIHHYYHTPPAAKKDKKEKSTLFRRSKKRRSLGNPPLQVTSNPQSSRKAKHRSQPSASSASTILSQTSVSIPPPGSHRWSLQSPVPPDSMASSPQSAYRSSMSIFDRVERGFDTSQPTSPDSAIFTSPLRNGRFKTGGGPSDAYRALNGHDGGPMSDDEFGEFQLQSVIPEEGEDSGSISRPQTPVADDDIFSTSTPHRKLRRAASHESLFSVAGMDIHTPSHRLSRMGDFIPGALPLRVQRRIMSSDLSSTPPTTSTSTITAGREPAKPSPSQQSPESLLASVAGPRQSQSPAENPSPSSLDDSSITPTRILSLGSRVGGWVRGRWGTVPVSSHRSLKPLTEEPSPTQSCASSTHSSEYQQAPSVQASSAPQKRPQFRFRYPGINQKGPIMGLRPPPPPPVSIHAERLDEGLLRESLAE; this comes from the exons ATGGAATCCACGCCGAATCCGAGCCAGCCAGAGAGGCACATTCCTACCCACTCTTCAACCAGTCGGGCAGACCTCCACTGCTGTTGTGGCCGGGAGGAGTGCGCATTCCTCCGGAATAACCACGATGCCCTAGAAGGATTGGAGAAGGACCTCGAGACCGCCGCGAGGTTAGGTCAG GCCCTACTCCATCGCCATGAGTCTTACATGGcagaggcggaagaagacCGCCGCAAGTTGCACGACAGTATTGAAACGCTAGAGCGCGAAAAGCGCGAGGTCGAGGCCCAAAATGCCCGTATTGTCGATGAGAACCGCAACCTACTCGACGAGCTGGAGGGTCTAAACAACGCCGTCGCCGACTCCGACTCTTATGCCAAAACACTTGTCATAGCGCTTGAGAGCAGCGAGGCAGAACTGCGCAGCTTGACGGCGTCGGCTGCCCGCGCAGCTGATCTTGAGGCGCAGTTGACTCGCATGGAGACCGAGCAGTCCAGGTTGCAAGAAAGCTTATCGGCGGTCCAGGACGATGAGAAGTCGGCGGTGCACCggtggaagaaggcggagTGTACCCTTCGAGATTTGAATGACCAAGTTGAtcggatggagaaggaggccagCGAAGAGCGCGAACGACATGCTGAGTTGGTGCAGCGCATGGAGAGACGACGCACAGTTGAGCGAGAGCTTGATGGTGCCGCTGGTCGACTGAAGGGAgcggctgctgctcagaACATGAGTCGGACCGGTGGTACGAGCGTGGTCTCCCGCTTTGTGAAGGACATCCTTCAGGATAATGCGAACCTGCAGATGGGGATTGTGGAGCTGCGAGAGATGCTTGAGAGCTCCAATGAAGAAGTTCAGAACTTGCGGGATCAAATTGTGTCGCACCAGCCTGTCGCAACGGCGACAGAGGGTGACCGGCCGGTGACAACACTAAGCCAGGAATTGGATGCCAACGAGTCACGTCGGGTGTCACAAGAGTTTCACATCCACCATTACTACCATACCCCACCAGCCgcgaagaaagacaagaaggagaaaagCACTCTTTTTCGTCGGTCCAAGAAACGCCGTTCCTTGGGCAATCCGCCTCTGCAAGTTACCTCAAATCCACAATCGTCCCGAAAAGCCAAGCATCGCTCCCAACCTTCTGCATCTTCTGCCTCTACGATTCTATCACAGACATCAGTTTCGATTCCTCCGCCTGGGTCGCACCGTTGGTCGTTGCAGTCTCCTGTTCCTCCTGATTCCATGGCCAGCTCGCCTCAGTCGGCTTATCGATCGTCTATGTCTATCTTTGATCGTGTGGAGCGTGGATTTGATACGTCGCAGCCTACCAGCCCTGACAGTGCGATCTTCACCTCACCATTGAGAAATGGTCGCTTCAAGACTGGCGGTGGGCCTTCGGATGCCTACCGCGCGTTGAACGGGCATGACGGCGGGCCTATGAGTGATGATGAATTCGGCGAGTTCCAACTGCAGTCAGTGATTcccgaggaaggagaggattcAGGTTCAATCTCTCGACCGCAAACACCTGTCGCGGATGACGATATCTTTTCGACATCCACGCCACATCGAAAGCTCCGAAGAGCCGCGTCACACGAGAGCCTGTTCTCAGTCGCAGGCATGGACATTCATACCCCCAGCCATCGTCTATCTCGCATGGGCGACTTCATACCCGGTGCTCTACCGCTACGAGTACAACGCCGGATCATGTCATCCGACctatcctcaacaccacccaCGACCTCAACCAGCACCATCACTGCAGGAAGGGAACCCGCCAAGCCATCGCCTTCCCAGCAATCACCCGAATCCCTCCTAGCCTCCGTAGCTGGGCCCCGTCAATCTCAATCTCCAGCTGAGAACCCATCCCCTTCATCGCTCGACGACTCCTCCATCACCCCAACCCGGATCCTCTCGCTCGGGAGTCGCGTCGGCGGCTGGGTCCGTGGCCGTTGGGGTACCGTCCCCGTGTCGTCACACCGCAGCCTTAAACCACTCACAGAAGAACCCTCACCAACCCAATCATGCGCCTCCTCCACACACTCCTCTGAATATCAACAAGCCCCATCCGTTCAAGCTTCATCCGCTCCTCAGAAACGACCACAGTTCCGGTTCCGCTATCCTGGCATTAACCAGAAGGGTCCAATCATGGGGCTtcgccctccgcctccccCGCCTGTCTCTATTCATGCTGAGCGGCTGGATGAGGGTTTACTTCGTGAGAGTCTAGCCGAGTAG
- a CDS encoding uncharacterized protein (COG:S;~EggNog:ENOG410PQU9;~InterPro:IPR013175;~PFAM:PF08193;~go_component: GO:0031011 - Ino80 complex [Evidence IEA];~go_process: GO:0006338 - chromatin remodeling [Evidence IEA]): MPAATSTSRANGRSSAAGTPKLLVVLKLSSSLLKKFAPVPDTKDKKKRISITSANNKKNESGADSTPKKEDAPSSPASSAIEPPPPASSVDNASDAASTPAPGASADANRRSLPGPKPGAKRSLNPASDSSLKPRGKPGPKKRPRLEDGSTENAKLGTTHRLGPKANTGAINAGLRALDRTGAPCRKWERKPLQLKSFTGTQWHLPSWRAPRSQKQEENGETKEAVLETGDSDSRANQSASAVPSEKSNSGDGDLTPAHPSMVEASSPAIAMAA, translated from the exons ATGCCGGCTGCTACCTCCACCTCGCGCGCCAACGGTCGCTCCAGCGCTGCTGGAACACCCAAGCTGCTTGTTGTCTTGAAGCTATCATCCAGTCTTCTGAAGAAATTCGCGCCTGTCCCTGACacgaaggacaagaagaagaggatcagCATCACGAGTGCCAACAACAAGAAAAACGAGTCGGGTGCCGACTCCACccccaagaaggaggatgctccctcctctcccgcATCATCAGCCATAGAACCGCCGCCACCTGCGTCTTCGGTCGACAATGCCTCTGATGCTGCCTCGACGCCCGCGCCCGGAGCATCTGCGGATGCAAACCGGAGGAGCCTCCCTGGTCCGAAGCCAGGTGCTAAAAGGAGTCTCAACCCAGCATCTGACAGCTCCCTCAAGCCGAGAGGAAAGCCCGGACCTAAGAAAAGACCTAGACT TGAGGACGGATCCACGGAGAATGCGAAGCTGGGCACAACACACCGACTAGGCCCCAAAGCAAACACTGGAGCAATCAACGCCGGACTTCGCGCCCTCGACCGCACTGGAGCTCCATGCCGCAAGTGGGAGCGCAAACCCTTGCAGCTGAAGAGCTTCACCGGAACACAATGGCACCTTCCCTCATGGCGCGCTCCTCGGTCAcagaagcaggaagagaaCGGAGAAACGAAGGAAGCTGTTCTCGAAACtggcgacagcgacagcagagCCAACCAAAGTGCAAGCGCCGTCCCTAGCGAAAAGAGTAATTCCGGTGATGGCGATCTCACGCCGGCTCACCCCAGCATGGTCGAGGCATCCTCGCCCGCTATCGCCATGGCCGCGTAG
- a CDS encoding putative Ran-binding protein (RanBP10) (COG:S;~EggNog:ENOG410PIJK;~InterPro:IPR024964,IPR035782,IPR043136,IPR013320, IPR001870,IPR003877,IPR006594,IPR006595,IPR013144;~PFAM:PF10607,PF00622;~go_function: GO:0005515 - protein binding [Evidence IEA]) → MTDTPFSPSGGAPRAPLTTTYSAPSISSFPRRSSYASVLSGTAGLSSSQTSTTLSQLNSTSSYPPPFYPETRPQRHSAAVDAEMQMNSSWRSSPGDSLPPYSRKFASFPAYDPFFQNIGPFSETPPSFTPSYLRNSRYISRLDAARRGKPASQRDAASTSSGQGSLPRIAPSYRGMTYDLIDREPISEDDDQPMPLPSRWSDSDKYPGLELPNDGLEIRYTGPVHKQEHEAASVRADHPMPPQCGIYYYEITIHSKPKEGMIGIGFSNNKASVERLPGWELESWAYHGDDGKSFLGENQGQGRQYGPTFGVNDTVGCGVNFSTGCAFFTKNGVFLGIAFRELRNLKVYPSVGVKKNPPVHISVNFGQQPFMYDIDGMVKKEKAAIHSEISLTSIANIQPSLDETSFLQELVAQFLAHDGYVETARAFAEEVAAESAALDNGRETQLKKYEVEEDVEAINRQKIRAAILEGDIDKALKYTNAYYANVLQQYPHIHFKLRCRKFLEMMRRSTELSPSAKKGKATNGFSESAVFDGEMELDDQGQDRDNWEVDGMDMEETETAAKSNQLLTEAVQYGQQLRMDYLNDENGGDKKMLDDIFSLVCYSDPKRSVHGHYLDPAGRVTVAEELNSAILVSLGKSSAAALERLYQQTEVLVNEISEEGGAGAFINVRNDFLQ, encoded by the exons ATGACTGATACACCTTTTTCCCCTTCCGGTGGagctcctcgagctcctctcACCACCACATATTCGGCACCGAGCATCTCCTCTTTTCCCCGTCGCTCTTCTTATGCCTCTGTCCTCTCAGGAACAGCTGGACTCTCGTCTTCACAAACTAGCACAACTTTGTCGCAGTTGAACTCCACTTCGTCTTATCCCCCACCGTTCTACCCCGAAACCCGCCCCCAGAGGCATTCGGCTGCCGTGGATGCAGAAATGCAGATGAACTCCTCCTGGAGGTCATCCCCAGGGGATTCGCTCCCTCCGTACTCCCGGAAGTTTGCTAGCTTTCCGGCCTACGATCCCTTTTTCCAGAATATCGGCCCCTTCTCCGAAACGCCTCCTTCCTTCACACCCTCCTACCTGCGCAACTCTCGATACATATCCCGCCTCGATGCCGCCCGTCGCGGAAAGCCGGCGTCCCAACGAGATGCGGCTTCGACATCTTCGGGCCAGGGCAGTTTGCCCCGGATTGCGCCTTCATACCGAGGAATGACGTATGATCTCATCGACAGGGAACCCATtagcgaagacgatgaccAGCCGATGCCGCTTCCGTCCCGATGGAGCGATTCAGATAAATATCCTGGGTTAGAACTTCCAAATGATGGCTTGGAGATCCGGTACACCGGACCTGTTCATAAGCAGGAACATGAAGCTGCCTCCGTCCGGGCCGATCACCCTATGCCTCCACAATGCGGAATTTATTACTACGAGATTACAATACATTCCAAACCGAAAGAGGG GATGATTGGTATAGGGTTTTCGAATAACAAGGCATCGGTCGAGCGGCTTCCCGGCTGGGAACTTGAATCGTGGGCATACCATGGCGACGATGGCAAATCATTCTTGGGCGAGaatcaagggcaagggcgaCAATATGGGCCAACATTTGGAGTCAACGACACCGTGGGATGCGGCGTGAACTTTTCCACCGGTTGTGCTTTCTTTACGAAAAATGGGGTCTTTCTAG GCATCGCATTCCGGGAACTGCGAAACTTGAAAGTCTATCCGTCTGTAGGGGTGAAGAAAAACCCGCCAGTGCATATATCTGTCAATTTCGGTCAGCAGCCTTTCATGTATGATATTGACGGGATGGTCAAG aaagaaaaggctgCAATCCACTCAGAGATTAGCTTGACGAGCATCGCTAACATTCAACCATCGCTCGACGAGACTTCCTTCCTACAGGAATTAGTTGCACAGTTTCTAGCCCACGACGGCTATGTAGAGACCGCCCGGGCGTTTGCAGAAGAGGTCGCTGCCGAATCTGCAGCCTTAGATAATGGGCGCGAGACGCAGCTCAAGAAGTACGAAGtagaggaggatgtggaagcaATCAACCGGCAGA AAATCCGAGCTGCCATTCTCGAAGGCGACATCGATAAAGCTCTCAAATACACCAATGCCTATTATGCCAATGTTTTGCAACAGTACCCTCATATACACTTCAAATTACGATGCCGCAAATTCTTAGAGATGATGCGGCGCTCTACTGAACTATCGCCATctgcgaagaagggaaaggcTACGAATGGGTTCTCCGAGAGTGCTGTGTTCGACGGAGAGATGGAGCTTGATGATCAAGGGCAAGATCGTGATAATTGGGAGGTCGAtggcatggacatggaagAAACGGAGACGGCAGCCAAGTCTAATCAGCTTCTTACCGAGGCAGTGCAGTATGGGCAGCAGCTCCGGATGGATTATCTGAATGATGAGAACGGGGGTGACAAGAAGATGCTAGATGACATTTTCTCCCTAGTATGCTATTCAGACCCTAAGCGGTCGGTACATGGGCACTACCTGGACCCGGCCGGGCGTGTTACTGTTGCGGAAGAGTTGAACTCGGCCATCTTAG TGTCACTTGGAAAGTCATCAGCGGCAGCTCTAGAGCGGCTGTACCAACAAACGGAAGTGTTGGTCAATGAAATAAGTGAAGAGGGAGGCGCTGGGGCGTTTATCAATGTACGCAATGATTTTCTGCAATGA
- a CDS encoding protein-lysine N-methyltransferase (BUSCO:EOG09263VOP;~COG:S;~EggNog:ENOG410PHJK;~InterPro:IPR029063,IPR019410;~PFAM:PF10294): MDAIALLSAQYFQQVDPPFLSLPDGPVLVSPTIQSAIYERMFNEDTAWPLPPAPYQTRVLKTIIARIEESISDPEEDEILDNLMEKWTSLLSTPKPSTLEQAQQLTYIKYSNPTTSPLPNAETHPERCESSNTKTIVTSENRSLILSAGTTGFRTWEAALHLGTFLSTTDSGRSLIANKRVLELGAGTGFLSFLCAKHLGAENITVTDREPALIEQINDCIGKNGLDSKKIQAGIWEWGMPLRISPLFEEGKEETRSGFDIAIGADLIYDTDIVPLLVSTIKDLFDIYSIKEFIIAATVRNEDTFNTFLDICSRNSLAVDQIPFQSPPSEEQTGFFHSTSIPIRTYRVHATFSGS; the protein is encoded by the exons ATGGACGCAATAGCGCTTTTATCAGCGCAATACTTCCAACAAGTCGACCCCCCATTCCTTTCTTTGCCCGATGGCCCCGTCCTCGTCTCCCCCACCATACAATCCGCCATCTATGAGCGCATGTTCAACGAAGACACGGCATGGCCtctccctccagctccttaCCAGACGCGCGTTCTAAAAACAATTATCGCACGGATCGAAGAATCTATCTCCGATCCTGAGGAGGAT GaaatcctcgacaacctgaTGGAAAAATGGACCTCGTTACTTTCAACACCAAAACCCTCCACCCTTGAGCAAGCGCAACAACTCACCTACATAAAGTACAGCAACCCTACTACATCGCCATTACCCAACGCAGAAACACACCCAGAACGATGCGAAAGCTCCAATACAAAAACGATCGTCACCTCTGAAAACCGCTCCCTCATTCTCTCTGCAGGAACAACGGGGTTTCGCACATGGGAAGCCGCCCTACACCTAGGCACATTCCTCTCGACTACAGATTCTGGGAGATCACTCATAGCGAACAAGCGCGTTCTCGAACTTGGTGCCGGCACGGGatttctttccttcctttgcGCAAAACACCTAGGTGCCGAAAACATTACCGTTACGGATCGAGAGCCTGCGCTTATTGAGCAGATTAATGATTGTATTGGGAAGAATGGGTTGGATAGCAAGAAAATCCAGGCAGGGATTTGGGAGTGGGGGATGCCACTTCGGATCTCTCCTCTCTTTGAGGAAGGTAAAGAAGAAACCCGGTCAGGGtttgatatcgccatcgggGCGGACTTG ATATACGACACGGACATCGTCCCCCTCCTGGTCTCCACGATCAAGGATCTATTCGACATCTACTCGATAAAGGAGttcatcatcgccgcaaCAGTACGGAACGAAGATACCTTTAACACATTTTTAGATATTTGCT CACGGAATTCCCTCGCCGTAGATCAGATACCCTTCCAGTCGCCGCCGAGTGAAGAGCAAACTGGGTTCTTCCACTCGACTAGTATCCCGATTCGGACGTATCGAGTCCACGCTACCTTTTCGGGAAGTTAG
- a CDS encoding DNA-directed RNA polymerase I subunit RPA43 (COG:K;~EggNog:ENOG410PJB3;~InterPro:IPR036898,IPR041178;~PFAM:PF17875) produces MAVDTMEIDSNPVPAGAAEAEKERKRKNKHKDEASSPSKKKRRQEKAEKADKKSKKDKSSKKNKDKSKFDTTAASTLAPAAASIPDSPYSLTTATLYLPLSPISISPTHALASLLAEHLSPLLLTYYSPLEGIVLAYSNASISSEPPSSSSSSSSTSPNPQPLTLAASAGEYGVMYVYLTATFLVFRPQRGQTLEGWVNVQSEGFLGAVVLNLFSVGIERKRLPQTWKWIPPGEEDYDENSGLASNNTSAQTSEDEDDEKTSNSPPFDPAKEHFNPVPTASDSNPFAYDTLDQDQDATGADTAEQGGDGSEEDTYEGYFQSISGHRVRGTVKFRVVDIDVIPGSERDRGFLSIEGTMLSEDEEAKVVEDERNGVLPASTTPAVKKMTVPVSSGGIIVPQMEDVVLETPSKKSKKAKK; encoded by the coding sequence ATGGCCGTCGACACAATGGAGATTGACTCAAACCCCGTCCCCGCGGGCGCTGCAGAGGCCGAAAAGGAGCGCAAGCGCAAAAACAAGCACAAGGACGAAgcgtcatctccatcaaaaAAGAAGCGCAGGCAAGAAAAGGCCGAAAAGGCCGACAAGAAATCCAAGAAGGATAAATCCTcaaagaagaacaaagacAAGAGTAAATTCGACACCACAGCGGCATCGACACTGGCACCGGCAGCGGCATCAATTCCCGACTCTCCATACTCTCTCACCACCGCAACGCTCTATCTGCCTCTCTCGCCCATCTCAATCTCCCCAACGCATGCCCTCGCCTCCCTACTAGCAGAACACCTATCTCCTCTGCTCCTTACATACTACTCGCCGCTCGAGGGCATCGTACTCGCCTACTCCAATGCATCGATATCAAGCGAACCAccttcgtcgtcctcatcgtcgtcctcgacaTCTCCAAACCCGCAACCATTAACCCTAGCCGCCTCGGCCGGCGAATATGGCGTCATGTACGTCTACCTCACAGCGactttcctcgtcttccggCCGCAGCGCGGCCAAACCCTTGAGGGCTGGGTCAACGTGCAATCCGAGGGCTTCCTAGGCGCTGTCGTCCTCAATCTCTTCTCCGTTGGCATTGAGCGGAAACGCCTCCCTCAGACCTGGAAATGGATTCCGCCAGGTGAAGAGGACTACGATGAGAACAGCGGGCTGGCATCAAACAATACCTCCGCACAGACAtcggaggacgaagacgacgaaaaGACTTCGAATTCCCCACCCTTCGACCCCGCAAAGGAACACTTTAACCCTGTCCCCACGGCCTCGGACTCGAATCCGTTCGCATACGACACTCTAGATCAGGACCAGGATGCTACCGGTGCTGATACAGCCGAGCAAGGAGGGGACGGCAGCGAGGAAGACACATACGAAGGCTACTTCCAGTCTATCTCCGGCCACCGGGTCCGCGGGACAGTGAAGTTCCGTGTTGTCGATATCGACGTCATCCCAGGGTCAGAGCGGGATCGCGGGTTCTTGAGTATAGAAGGGACGATGCTttccgaggatgaggaagcaAAGGTCGTTGAGGATGAGAGGAATGGGGTCCTTCCGGCATCGACTACGCCTGCGGTAAAGAAAATGACAGTCCCCGTGTCGTCGGGGGGTATTATTGTCCCGcagatggaggatgtggtgTTGGAGACTCCAAGTAAaaagtcgaagaaggctaAGAAATAA
- a CDS encoding J domain-containing protein (COG:O;~EggNog:ENOG410PKM2;~InterPro:IPR001623,IPR036869;~PFAM:PF00226;~TransMembrane:4 (o48-64i163-181o187-204i216-238o)), with the protein MSILSLIGWYTLPKYATNTVLYVYYGITIRAGDPKPQPGSPRYARDRRRVFIAIVIAYLLYNLYESYQKIQNAGNFYEVLGVSPLSDERTIKTRFRRLAAQHHPDKLEAGSSGDIFMYLKLAQDTLTSPVKRYAYDMWGPRINEWGNIDTAHGYFVAGLMKTIPTYVMSFLGLILLNYTWWSDWGRYWRFFAFAALFSLNLSLISHQGPVFITSTFFLLPWQIMTMAETISVSLHIFISQIAPPEPKDAGAGERLHPQTIQRLAQLLHLSRATDTEATRLLQLGFAPFQGDKDSVATLRKGMKEGLVLSSVRGSSGVQQAVKQVAERKNQEKKDG; encoded by the exons ATGTCCATCCTGTCACTGATCGGCTGGTATACTCTTCCCAAG TATGCAACAAACACAGTCCTTTATGTCTATTATGGGATCACTATCCGAGCAGGAGACCCCAAGCCACAGCCGGGCTCCCCTCGTTATGCCCGAGACCGCCGTCGCGTGTTCATCGCTATCGTGATCGCATATCTACTCTACAATCTTTATGAGAGCTACCAGAAAATCCAGAACGCAGGCAACTTTTACGAAGTTCTAGGAGTGTCGCCACTATCAGACGAGAGGACAATCAAGACCCGGTTCCGCCGTCTAGCCGCTCAGCACCACCCGGACAAGTTGGAGGCAGGCAGTTCCGGCGACATCTTTATGTACCTGAAGCTGGCGCAGGATACGCTCACAAGCCCCGTAAAGCGATATGCCTACGATATGTGGGGACCCAGGATCAATGAATGGGGCAATATTGACACGGCGCATGGTTATTTTGTCGCTGGATTGATGAAAACCATCCCGACCTACGTGATGTCATTCTTGGGGCTTATTCTTTTGAATTACACTTGGTGGTCTGATTGGGGCCGTTAT TGGCGCTTCTTTGCATTTGCTGCGCTGTTCTCATTGAATCTGTCCTTGATCAGCCATCAAGGTCCGGTCTTTATCACCTCCACATTCTTTCTGCTTCCGTGGCAGATAATGACCATGGCAGAGACCATTTCTGTCAGCCTACATATATTCATATCGCAGATCGCCCCTCCTGAACCAAAGGACGCTGGAGCAGGCGAACGTCTACACCCCCAGACTATCCAGCGTCTCGCACAGCTCCTACACCTCAGCCGAGCCACGGATACCGAAGCAACGCGGCTTCTGCAACTAGGGTTCGCGCCGTTCCAGGGGGATAAAGACAGTGTTGCAACCCTGCGGAAGGGCATGAAGGAAGGCTTGGTCCTCAGCAGTGTACGAGGCAGTTCTGGGGTGCAGCAAGCCGTGAAGCAAGTAGCAGAACGTAAGAAtcaggaaaagaaagacggcTAA